In one Asterias amurensis chromosome 9, ASM3211899v1 genomic region, the following are encoded:
- the LOC139942020 gene encoding uncharacterized protein codes for MSQKAVARRPSTGTLPPIATTGSSPSLTSLQQRARSIDKTVQHIGQEQCYSRRLLDNETQLVRARYERLKKKVSQIRSNLTPEQIAEIEKGSQQQHEGGGSLSPDAGKGLTSPRGRRFSLEVSTAAFLGTPTPPTSPPPITQRTRSAHPVIVVPMAMAMGHKRVRRPATSGKPDLIDESLTHHSLLIDAQASHSGTTSGVETQHDELGTHISRQGKSPQSPVGLSVVKRNRAVTVPCGSPVGQDSSITSDILKRPSRASTASGRLQNTQCTSPKLPTEGDAFRKADPPGLATSYPPFCPERRPSSSVPTSRLSLRKVSLVGSPVPRMRQSRRISVNAMNNVSSATIEKFNQWPVATATEPPASFSCHELKLEDALSRSPPTKTPSRRLSAVAKVSPFHETRERKREELRGARIDDNDHLSMELEQRKEKLLKGIDSIVGRPHENINDQLVTKSDSQNLPNDGVMQNPITVDFEKRDRPTIKSQGPGFNWRAEMMKIRYLRLPQKCDDEVSVDMPPKGTPQLKAATKWRRFLRK; via the coding sequence ATGTCACAGAAGGCTGTAGCCCGACGACCATCGACCGGGACTCTCCCACCGATCGCTACGACTGGATCATCACCGAGCCTTACAAGTCTCCAGCAGCGTGCTCGCTCCATCGACAAGACGGTCCAGCATATCGGGCAGGAACAATGTTACTCCCGTCGCCTCTTGGACAACGAGACACAGCTGGTTAGAGCCCGCTACGAGAGACTCAAGAAGAAGGTCTCACAGATAAGGAGCAATCTTACACCAGAGCAGATTGCTGAGATTGAGAAGGGATCTCAGCAGCAGCATGAGGGTGGGGGAAGTCTGTCTCCTGACGCGGGAAAAGGTTTAACCTCACCGCGGGGGAGACGATTCTCACTTGAAGTGTCCACGGCGGCCTTCCTGGGAACACCAACCCCACCGACCTCACCTCCACCAATAACACAACGGACTCGCTCAGCACATCCAGTAATTGTTGTGCCAATGGCGATGGCCATGGGGCATAAGAGAGTCCGTCGGCCTGCCACATCGGGTAAACCTGACCTTATTGATGAAAGCTTAACTCACCACAGCCTTTTAATAGATGCACAAGCAAGCCACAGCGGAACAACTTCTGGAGTAGAAACACAACATGATGAACTAGGAACACACATTTCCCGCCAAGGGAAGTCACCGCAATCGCCTGTCGGTCTTTCGGTTGTAAAGAGGAACCGTGCCGTCACTGTGCCGTGCGGTTCTCCCGTAGGACAAGACTCATCTATAACCTCTGACATTCTAAAAAGACCGTCACGGGCAAGTACAGCCTCGGGAAGGTTACAGAACACCCAATGCACCTCCCCCAAACTACCAACCGAAGGTGACGCATTCCGAAAGGCCGATCCTCCAGGACTGGCTACGTCATATCCGCCATTTTGTCCCGAACGCAGGCCTTCGTCAAGCGTCCCGACTAGTCGATTAAGCCTTCGCAAAGTTTCCCTGGTCGGTTCACCCGTCCCGAGGATGAGGCAAAGTAGGCGGATTTCAGTGAACGCCATGAACAATGTGAGTAGCGCCACCATTGAGAAGTTCAATCAGTGGCCAGTGGCAACTGCGACCGAGCCACCGGCATCTTTCTCATGCCACGAACTAAAATTAGAAGACGCTCTCTCGCGATCACCCCCGACTAAGACCCCATCTCGGCGTCTATCTGCCGTCGCCAAGGTATCCCCTTTCCATGAAACTCGCGAGAGAAAGCGCGAGGAACTACGAGGAGCTCGAATCGACGACAACGATCACCTTTCAATGGAGCTCGAGCAGCGGAAGGAAAAACTCCTGAAAGGCATCGACAGTATCGTAGGGCGCCCCCACGAGAATATCAACGACCAGTTAGTGACGAAAAGCGACTCTCAGAACTTGCCTAATGATGGAGTGATGCAAAATCCCATCACTGTAGACTTTGAAAAACGCGATAGGCCTACTATTAAAAGTCAAGGTCCAGGTTTTAATTGGCGTGCAGAAATGATGAAAATTCGTTATCTCCGTTTGCCCCAAAAGTGTGATGACGAAGTCAGCGTTGACATGCCACCAAAAGGAACACCACAACTTAAGGCTGCAACAAAATGGAGGCGATTCCTGAGGAAATAG